One region of Channa argus isolate prfri chromosome 20, Channa argus male v1.0, whole genome shotgun sequence genomic DNA includes:
- the LOC137105408 gene encoding cilia- and flagella-associated protein 337, with protein MNSLSNSKNPWVLYESEVPHCRFRDPTCGVSPAEKLSPEQLQLLRNAFNCAETGGKTEEETTNGRSRSKRGTSKERGMKLEEFLDVLRSVIGSDIEDTWAERFFNEVDISCTGQVKWRQLCSYLFLEYTERERASIPTAALLDSEPQIRHCSHNKREPTVRVVAVSHPPPLRYISVSKGGQITVWNSSLHIIKTLGLAGDPSEEVANTRRFRGWTTDAVYMGNVHKVAIATDCRDLHFVNVSTASAFEDVHMFGFRTVLTALCYWYDAQCPERPPLLLMGDEKGGVHLMWFLIPSKGLFKNPSKKEKSPQRIFFPDLSEHSDMVTYRHIPNVHREPINRVMFEPSSNVIMTSSESHTTSVVFMTMTLKQEPYIWKIREGAKCFDYSDSLQLMVTGGCDRAVRLWTRYVTAHPVATLPGHRATILDVAIYQPVKQIFSYSRDAELRVWDISTHICLKTVRLHFPCLQPGRIPEHGNFPFLLLSPPLPEHTQPHLVVGCKDYLALLSLAETGRGRGGWLTDIGREFGPDIQTGHALSCALYNPTLRQVVTGYANSSVSLWDVDTGRRQLQILNAHGEEELTCMTLDSSHRRLITGARNGTIKVWNLLNGLNLHKLEPVTDTEVTGVLCLHDNQLLAVGWSQRIAQYDIAAAKDLYVRATMSWKSSGVHKADILVVCQCSALGVIATASHDGEIVIWRLETQGPLLHLHRNTQPGEVPPVNSLLFLHHRAGNRKLRNRGVLVSSQGGCLSFWSITEQTHTYGQFYAPRQPGERVLSLSSDQPTNKILVSGDTAGWLQIWDISQYALDIQHDSICERPPMLQCWKAHKRGLVSVQVLEVADRLLVLTASSDGSAGLWTKDGDHVGSFGQEVMWNIIDTATYQRETHSRSKDKHEERRTESELESSKKRQEPDPSNSGQASQEECCSEDSTSVYTENDYEQSQQPMFAVCVSICVRTFAKCRERRHLFDDIDHCSHC; from the exons ATGAATAGCTTAAGTAACAGCAAAAATCCCTGGGTGCTTTACGAGTCAGAAGTGCCACACTGCAGGTTTCG TGATCCAACCTGTGGAGTCAGCCCTGCAGAGAAACTGAGCCCAGAACAACTGCAGCTCCtgagaaatgcatttaattgtgcagaaactggaggaaaaacagaggaagagacaACAAATGGAAGGAGTAGAAGTAAAAGAGGAACAAGTAAAGAGCGTGGAATGAAGTTAGAGGAGTTTCTGGATGTTCTTAGGTCTGTGATTGGTTCTGATATTGAAGACACATGGGCTGAGAGATTCTTCAATGag GTAGATATCAGTTGTACTGGACAGGTGAAGTGGCGGCAGCTGTGTTCCTACCTGTTTCTGGAGTACACAGAGCGAGAACGTGCCTCCATCCCTACAGCTGCTCTCCTGGACTCAGAGCCCCAGATCAGACACTGCTCCCACAACAAG CGTGAGCCAACAGTGCGTGTGGTTGCTGTTTCCCATCCTCCTCCACTTCGTTATATCAGTGTCAGTAAGGGGGGTCAGATCACTGTCTGGAACAGCAGCCTACATATTATCAAAACTCTAGGG CTCGCTGGAGACCCATCAGAGGAAGTGGCCAACACAAGGAGGTTTAGAGGATGGACCACTGATGCTGTGTATATGGGCAACGTCCACAAGGTTGCTATAGCAACAGACTGCAGAGACCTGCACTTTGTCAATGTCTCCACTGCCAGTGCATTTGAAGATGTCCACATGTTTG GGTTTCGTACTGTATTGACTGCTCTTTGTTACTGGTATGATGCTCAG tgCCCAGAGCGACCCCCTCTGCTGTTGATGGGGGATGAAAAAGGGGGAGTCCACCTCATGTGGTTCCTTATCCCCTCTAAAGGTCTTTTTAAGAATCCatccaagaaagaaaaaagcccACAGAGAATCTTTTTCCCA GACCTCAGTGAACACAGCGACATGGTCACTTACCGTCACATCCCGAATGTCCACCGGGAACCAATCAACAGAGTGATGTTTGAGCCCAGTTCTAACGTCATAATGACTTCATCAGAAAGTCACACCACGTCTGTGGTCTTTATGACTATGACACTAAAGCAGGAGCCATACATTTGGAAAATTAGGGAG GGCGCCAAATGTTTTGACTACAGTGATTCTTTGCAATTGATGGTCACTGGAGGTTGTGACCGAGCAGTCAGACTATGGACTCGATATGTGACCGCACACCCTGTAGCTACACTGCCGGGTCACCGTGCCACTATATTGGATGTTGCAATCTACCAGCCTGTTAAGCAGATCTTCAGCTACTCCAGAGATGCT GAGCTGAGGGTTTGGGATATATCCACTCATATCTGTCTCAAAACTGTGCGTCTGCACTTCCCCTGTCTCCAGCCAGGCCGAATCCCAGAACATGGAAACTTCCCTTTCCTATTACTGAGCCCCCCTctacctgaacacacacaacctcATTTAGTGGTGGGGTGCAAAGATTACCTGGCACTGCTCAGTCTGGCtgaaacaggaagaggaagaggtggaTGGTTGACAGACATAGGAAGGGAATTTGGGCCTGATATTCAAACTGGCCACGCTCTCTCCTGTGCTCTGTACAACCCCACCCTAAGACAGGTAGTGACTGGATATGCCAACtcatctgtgtctctgtgggATGTAGACACAGGGAGGAGGCAGCTCCAGATCTTAAACGCTCATGGAGAAGAGGAACTTACCTGCATGACATTAGACTCCTCTCACAGGAGACTGATTACTGGGGCTCGTAATGGCACAATTAAG GTGTGGAACTTACTGAATGGCCTGAACCTCCACAAGCTGGAACCTGTCACTGACACTGAGGTCACTGGGGTGTTATGTCTCCATGACAACCAGCTGTTGGCTGTAGGGTGGAGCCAGCGCATCGCTCAGTATGACATTGCAGCTGCCAAG GACTTGTATGTGAGAGCAACCATGTCATGGAAGTCCAGTGGAGTCCACAAAGCAGATATCCTGGTTGTGTGTCAGTGCTCTGCTCTGGGGGTCATCGCCACAGCAAGTCATGATGGAGAAATTGTTATCTGGAGGCTGGAGACACAAGGACCATTGCTGCAtctacacagaaacacacagccaGG AGAGGTGCCCCCTGTGAACAGCCTCTTGTTCCTGCACCATCGAGCAGGCAACAGAAAGCTGAGAAACCGGGGTGTCTTGGTGTCTTCACAGGGTGGCTGTCTGTCCTTTTGGAGCATCactgaacagacacacacgtaTG GTCAGTTCTATGCTCCCAGACAGCCAGGAGAACGTGTGCTGAGCCTGAGTTCAGATCAACCTACAAACAAAATCCTGGTCTCAGGAGACACAGCAGGCTGGCTTCAGATCTGGGACATCTCTCAGTATGCTCTGGACATCCAACATGAC TCAATTTGTGAACGACCTCCTATGCTGCAGTGTTGGAAGGCTCATAAACGGGGGTTAGTAAGTGTGCAAGTCCTTGAGGTGGCTGACAGACTGCTCGTCCTCACAGCCTCCTCTGACGGTTCTGCTGGCCTATGGACAAAAGATGGAGATCATGTTGGTTCTTTTGGACAGGAAGTGATGTGGAATATCATTGATACAGCAACTTACCAGAG GGAGACACATAGCCGGAGCAAAGACAAACATGAGGAGAGGAGGACTGAAAGTGAACTTGAATCTAGCAAGAAACGTCAAGAACCCGATCCCAGCAACAGTGGCCAAGCTTCACAGGAAGAATGCTGCTCTGAAGATAGCACATCAGTCTACACAG AGAATGACTACGAGCAATCTCAGCAACCCATG tttgctgtgtgtgtcagtatcTGTGTCAGGACTTTTGCCAAGTGTCGGGAGAGGAGACACCTGTTTGATGATATCGACCACTGCAGTCACTGTTGA
- the fam20a gene encoding pseudokinase FAM20A has product MMRRDRFLLAATLTAIFSADLYFILLPKLRGVGQGSREFCSCGSSNITLHRLQGLASPQLSNWTSVTPLDDTTTDPTDGGSKLGRLFVHPLYNIHTLELGPEERLLQVEQLMEYYRKKVSRWERHNKLYVEVAAISNISVIEREVTFDPDASWMKFHLGISRYALYSRDDPAIPQLLNDMQSMTVVSADYTQDEKALKGACDCTQVVKPSGHHLKLALKMHNFAKAMFKPMRQKRDEETPEDFFYFVDLQRHNAEIAAFHLDRILDFRRVPPVTGRLVNVTGEILQVTHNEDLRAVFFTSPANNTCFFAKCLYVCKTEYAVCGSPDLLEGSLSAYLPGLSIAPRVSIPNPWIRSYTFNGREEWEVNPFYCDTVKQMYPYNSGNRLLNIIDMSIFDFLTGNMDRHHYEIFTKFGDEGFILHLDNARGFGKHSQDEMSILSPLSQCCMIKSSTLARLQLLARPEFRLSDVMRESMEGDSLRPILTEPHLLALDRRLQKVLRVVQRCVRRLGKEEVIAKDFVKSTVKPQTSTEIKRAG; this is encoded by the exons atGATGAGGAGAGACCGTTTTTTATTAGCGGCAACTCTCACAGCCATCTTCTCCGCTGACCTCTACTTCATCCTCCTGCCCAAGCTGCGCGGCGTGGGACAAGGATCAAGAGAGTTCTGCTCATGTGGTTCCAGTAACATCACCCTACACAGGCTGCAGGGTCTCGCCTCCCCACAGCTCTCTAACTGGACTTCTGTGACACCCTTGGATGATACTACAACTGATCCTACAGATGGGGGCTCAAAGCTGGGGAGGCTGTTTGTTCACCCTTTGTACAACATCCACACTCTGGAGCTGGGGCCAGAGGAGAGGCTGctgcaggtggagcagctgATGGAGTACTACAGAAAGAAAGTGTCACGCTGGGAAAG ACATAATAAACTCTATGTGGAGGTCGCAGCCATCTCCAACATCTCTGTGATCGAACGTgaagtgacctttgaccctgacGCCAGCTGGATGAAGTTCCACTTGGGAATAAGCCGCTATGCTCTATACTCTCGCGATGATCCTGCTATCCCACAACTCCTCAATGACATGCAGAGCATGACGGTCGTCAGCGCCG ATTACACTCAAGATGAGAAAGCACTAAAAGGAGCATGTGATTGCACCCAAG TGGTGAAGCCCAGTGGACATCACCTGAAACTGGCTCTGAAAATGCATAACTTTGCCAAGGCCATGTTCAAACCGATGAG gcaGAAGAGGGATGAGGAGACCCCAGAGGACTTCTTCTACTTCGTTGACCTCCAGCGACACAATGCAGAGATCGCTGCCTTTCACCTGGACAG GATTCTGGACTTCAGGAGAGTCCCACCAGTGACTGGCAGACTGGTGAACGTCACTGGAGAAATCCTCCAAGTCACCCACAATGAGGACCTACGTGCCGTCTTCTTCACTTCCCCAG CAAACAACACATGTTTCTTCGCcaagtgtctgtatgtgtgtaagacAGAATATGCTGTGTGCGGAAGCCCCGACCTGCTTGAAGGCTCCCTCTCTGCCTACCTGCCCGGCCTCAGCATCGCACCCCGCGTCTCCATCCCCAATCCTTGGATACGCTCGTACACCTTCAACGGACGAGAAGA GTGGGAAGTAAATCCCTTCTACTGTGACACCGTGAAGCAGATGTATCCATATAACTCCGGCAACAGGCTACTTAACATCATAGACATGTCCATCTTTGACTTCCTTACAG GCAACATGGATAGACACCACTATGAGATTTTTACCAAGTTTGGAGACGAAGGGTTCATTCTCCACTTGGACAATGCCAGAGG GTTTGGGAAGCACTCTCAAGATGAGATGTCTATCCTGTCACCTCTCTCTCAGTGCTGCAT GATAAAGAGCTCCACTCTGGCGCGTCTCCAACTCCTGGCCCGGCCCGAGTTCAGGCTCAGCGACGTGATGAGGGAATCTATGGAGGGTGACTCTTTGCGGCCGATCCTGACGGAGCCCCACCTCTTAGCACTGGACCGCAGGTTACAGAAAGTCCTCCGAGTAGTCCAGCGGTGCGTCCGGAGGCTGGGCAAGGAGGAGGTCATCGCCAAGGACTTTGTCAAATCAACAGTGAAACCACAGACTTCCACAGAGATAAAAAGGGCCGGGTAA